The genomic window GATGCGGTGGCGCATCACCGGCACGATGGCCTGGCGGATGTCCCGCGGCTCGACCGTGGCCCGGCCGTCCTGCGCGGCGGCCGACTTGGCGGCGAGGGCGATGTTCTGGCTCGCGCGCAGGCCGGCGCCCCAGGCCACGTACTCTCTGACGAAATCGGGGCAGCCTTCGACCGTGGGGCGGCTCGAGGCCACGAGGTCCACCACGTAGCGGCTCAGCGCCGGCGGCAGCTTCACCTGCCGCACCGCCTGGGCGAAGGCCAGCAGATCGGCCGCGCCGATGACCTTCTGGAGTTCGACGGCCTCGGCGCCCGTCGAGCGTCGCACCACTTGCGCCTCGCTCTTCTCGGGCAGGTAGTTCATCGAAATGGTGAGCATGAACCGGTCCTGCTGCGCCTCGGGCAGCGGGTAGGTGCCCTCCTGCTCCAGCGAGATCTGCGTGGCGATCACGTAGAAAGGCTCGGGCAGCGGATAGGTGCGGCCGCCCAGGGTCACCTGCCGCTCCTGCATGACCTCGAGCAGCGCGGCCTGGGTCTTGGGCGGCGTGCGGTTGATCTCGTCGGCCATCACGATGTTCGAGAACACGGGGCCCCTGGCGAACTTCAGCACCCGGTGGCCGGTCGTCTGGTCCTCCTCGAGGATCTCCGTGCCGGAGATGTCGCTGGGCATCAGGTCGGGCGTGAACTGGATGCGCTTGAACGAGAGGTCCATCACCCGGGCGACGCAGGTGGCCAGGAGCGTCTTCGCTGTGCCGGGCGGGCCCTGGATCATGCAGTGGCCGCCGGCAAACATCGTCACGAGCACCTGGTCAATCGGGTCGTCCTGGCCGACGATGACCTTGCGGAGCTCCGCGACGATGGTCTGGCGCGCCGCCTTCACACGCGCGAGCACCCGCTCAGTCTCGGCGGGGTCTGCCATTGCCGCCTTGGGCGACTCGGTCATGGCGGTGAGGTTCTCCACATGCACGGGACCCGTCGGGCGTACCCGCGCGCGCCGTACGGCTCGCGCGACGCTCTCATTGTCTATATTAGGCCCGGGGAATCAAGTGGAGAACCCCTGCCCTGCCGCGCGGCGGGCGCTTCCGGCGGCCGGAGCCTCGTTCCATCCACGAGGGAGTGCCCAACAACCCCGTCAGGTTGCCCTGGCCAACAGGTCATTGACCCTGCGACACAGCACGGCAATGTCCACGGGCTTCTCGAGAAAGTCCTGCACGGGCATCCAGTGGTCGTCAATGTCGCTCGCGCTGAACCCGAAGGGGAACTTCTGGTTGACCGCGGTGAGCATGAGGATGGGGACCTTCGCGACGGGC from Planctomycetota bacterium includes these protein-coding regions:
- a CDS encoding AAA family ATPase, with product MTESPKAAMADPAETERVLARVKAARQTIVAELRKVIVGQDDPIDQVLVTMFAGGHCMIQGPPGTAKTLLATCVARVMDLSFKRIQFTPDLMPSDISGTEILEEDQTTGHRVLKFARGPVFSNIVMADEINRTPPKTQAALLEVMQERQVTLGGRTYPLPEPFYVIATQISLEQEGTYPLPEAQQDRFMLTISMNYLPEKSEAQVVRRSTGAEAVELQKVIGAADLLAFAQAVRQVKLPPALSRYVVDLVASSRPTVEGCPDFVREYVAWGAGLRASQNIALAAKSAAAQDGRATVEPRDIRQAIVPVMRHRIGLSFRAEVDRVSVEDVIRRLIEACPEPPSH